Genomic window (Rossellomorea aquimaris):
ATTAGAGGTTTCCAACTTAATAACAACGATGAAAGGGGATTGTAATGTTCGACTACAACATATTTATTCAAGGGTTTCCCGGAAAGTCATCAACCCATGGGGGGTTAGGATGGAGTACAGTCACCTTATTGTCCCACAAGGACCAACACATTATTATTGATGTCGGCAGTTTCGGGGTCAGGCCATTAATATTAGATAAACTCGAAGCTAGAGGTTTATCTCCGAGTGACATATCGATGGTTTTACTGACACATACGCATTGGGATCATTGCGTTAATTGGACTATGTTTCCTAACGCGACCATCGTAGTGGGGCAGGCGGATATGAAGTGGGCATTAAACGAACCGCCTGGAGGATGGCATGTTCCTGAATTGTATGTGAAGGAATTAAATTCTTCTTCACAAATAAGGTTGGTCAACCATCTTGAAGAAATCGTTCCTGGGATTGTTGCGCATCAGACGGATGGACATTCACCGGGTCACTTGGCGTACACCGTAGACAATGGTGATTATGATCTGATATTCAGCGGGGATGCCGCTAAAAATAGGGCGGAGCTTTTATCAAGGAACGTCGATATGACACTGAATCTTTCAGATAGCCAACATTCTATCGATTACTTATGGAGTTTATGGAAAAAAAGGGAGAACAGTATTTTAGTACCTGGACACGATATCCCCATGAAACTTGTTAACGGGGAACCTGTTTATGTCCATGAAAGAGAATCCGACTTACAATACTGGTTTTCTGAGACATTGGAGGAATATACAACGATTGAATTGGCAGAACAGTCAGCGTTATCGAAACAGTTCAAGTAGGATTACCCAAACTTCTTAAACTCTCCAGCGGGGGGATGTTTGTAATTAAATGAAAAGGCTTACATTTTTTGTGTTTTCGTAAGTTAGTAGTTTAGCTGTTTTTAAAAGATTATAGAGAAGTAGTTTGTCGGAAGAGCTTTATCCAAACGGAATTGATAACTGAATCTAAATGAGGTGTGAAAACAAATGAGTGATAAAAAAAAGCAACGTGTGATCGTGACTGGCGGCTCTAAGGGACTTGGACGCGGAATTGCCCTGGCTTTCGCAGAGGCAGGTGCATCGGTGGTCATTGCTGATGTTGATGCTGAAGCGGGCGAGCGCTGTGTGGAGGAGATCATCGAATCTGGAGGAAAAGGTCTGTTCGTCTATACGGATGTAGCGTCAAGTGAAGATGTGAAAAACCTATTTGAGGAAGCCCGTCATTTCCAAGGCGGTATAGATGTGCTCGTTAACAATGCTGGTATTGGTCACGGGCCGCTCTCAGAAAGACACTTTCTGAAAACGGACTTCGCTATGTGGGAGAACCTCATGAATGTACACCTTAATGGACTTTACTACTGCAGCCAAATGGCAGCAAGGGCAATGGTCCACCAGGGTGAGGGCGGGAGCATTATCAATATGAGTTCTGGAGGGGCAACACGCGCCCATCGAAACCGTGTCGCTTATGATGCGACGAAGGGTGCAATTGAGGCCGCTACAAGAGCAATGGCACTTGATCTGGCTCCATGGAAAATTCGGGTGAATGCTGTGATGCCGGGCTC
Coding sequences:
- a CDS encoding MBL fold metallo-hydrolase, giving the protein MFDYNIFIQGFPGKSSTHGGLGWSTVTLLSHKDQHIIIDVGSFGVRPLILDKLEARGLSPSDISMVLLTHTHWDHCVNWTMFPNATIVVGQADMKWALNEPPGGWHVPELYVKELNSSSQIRLVNHLEEIVPGIVAHQTDGHSPGHLAYTVDNGDYDLIFSGDAAKNRAELLSRNVDMTLNLSDSQHSIDYLWSLWKKRENSILVPGHDIPMKLVNGEPVYVHERESDLQYWFSETLEEYTTIELAEQSALSKQFK
- a CDS encoding SDR family NAD(P)-dependent oxidoreductase codes for the protein MSDKKKQRVIVTGGSKGLGRGIALAFAEAGASVVIADVDAEAGERCVEEIIESGGKGLFVYTDVASSEDVKNLFEEARHFQGGIDVLVNNAGIGHGPLSERHFLKTDFAMWENLMNVHLNGLYYCSQMAARAMVHQGEGGSIINMSSGGATRAHRNRVAYDATKGAIEAATRAMALDLAPWKIRVNAVMPGSMWVENRTAVGNESSPDLLIPLGRLGMPQDVGNGVRFLASPEASYITGHVLVIDGGLTSQLRAPSMDADVALSLDEIDLGMASTGSKG